In Helianthus annuus cultivar XRQ/B chromosome 9, HanXRQr2.0-SUNRISE, whole genome shotgun sequence, the following are encoded in one genomic region:
- the LOC110908788 gene encoding uncharacterized protein LOC110908788 has product MVVARQLRLSPPPSVTVSSILYDPTSLSLALMHSDSSFSLYPRISPLSPPPLHSATTTAAVVSPPSSAAAFLRLRRNDTVRVIFLVASPHLAGSSILLRFYMLRTDNQFSRVRVICNQSDLDFDERKFGVLVRVNHGVSVKLAASINVFAMYSVSDRKVRVFAVKVMEGDVVKLMKTAVIDCDLPVFSISVDIGFLILGEVNGVRVLPLRPLVKGRIKKSDKPKVQKFNLENGIMLGSNGGSVLYAKSWKVNGNLEEKIGKHYDNSAKLKPVKMRQSSQEGGVRFVPFKSKGFEDYKSSKVPLEMSIKAISIQFLGHNKFLILDSVGELYLLSLSHVSGSESVHEMKKLTLTMKVQNLAVFPDDSTSPQTVWVSDGHYTIHAIIVSDTTDSTANENDTKDIEEKIQRSATQVIFTSEKIQEIIPLSANAMLLLGQANNIFAYAIS; this is encoded by the exons ATGGTTGTTGCACGGCAGCTCCGCCTTTCTCCGCCACCTTCCGTCACCGTCTCTTCCATCCTCTACGACCCtacctctctctctcttgctctcatGCACTCCGactcctctttctctctctatccTCGCATCTCCCCTCTCTCTCCTCCTCCTctccactccgccaccaccaccgccgccgtcgTTTCTCCCCCGTCCTCCGCTGCCGCCTTCCTCCGCCTCCGCCGTAACGACACCGTTCGTGTAATCTTCCTTGTCGCCTCTCCGCACCTCGCCGGAAGCTCGATACTTCTACGATTTTATATGCTTCGTACGGACAATCAATTCTCTAGGGTTAGGGTTATATGCAATCAGAGTGATTTGGATTTCGATGAGAGGAAATTCGGTGTTTTGGTTAGGGTTAATCACGGTGTTTCGGTTAAGCTAGCGGCTTCGATTAATGTGTTCGCGATGTACTCTGTTTCAGACCGGAAAGTTAGGGTTTTCGCGGTGAAGGTTATGGAGGGAGATGTGGTGAAGTTGATGAAAACTGCGGTGATTGATTGCGATTTGCCGGTTTTTTCGATCAGTGTTGATATAGGGTTTTTGATTTTGGGGGAGGTGAATGGAGTTAGGGTTTTGCCATTGAGGCCTCTTGTTAAGGGTCGGATCAAGAAATCGGATAAACCGAAGGTTCAGAAGTTTAATTTGGAGAATGGTATAATGCTGGGAAGCAATGGGGGCTCGGTATTGTATGCGAAATCTTGGAAAGTTAATGGTAATTTGGAAGAGAAGATTGGGAAACATTATGATAATTCTG CAAAGTTGAAGCCTGTGAAAATGAGACAAAGCTCTCAAGAAGGTGGTGTTCGATTTGTGCCATTTAAGAGCAAAGGGTTTGAGGATTACAAATCCTCAAAAGTACCATTGGAGATGTCAATAAAGGCGATTTCCATCCAGTTTTTAGGTCATAATAAGTTTCTGATTTTGGACTCTGTTGGAGAACTGTACCTGCTATCGTTGTCTCATGTCTCTGGGTCGGAATCAGTTCATGAGATGAAGAAGTTGACTCTCACCATGAAAGTTCAAAATCTAGCGGTTTTTCCTGACGATTCTACAA GTCCTCAAACTGTTTGGGTATCAGATGGACACTATACTATACATGCCATAATTGTATCTGATACGACGGATTCTACTGCCAATGAAAATGACACCAAGGACATTGAAGAAAAGATTCAACGCTCAG CCACTCAAGTGATATTTACAAGTGAAAAGATTCAAGAAATTATTCCCTTATCTGCAAATGCAATGTTGTTGCTTGGACAAG CCAATAACATCTTTGCTTATGCAATATCATAG
- the LOC110908789 gene encoding thylakoid membrane protein slr0575, translating to MKAATASIIGGGNVLCSHRLNLSGNHQLISFNPLSSLNLRRSSNYLTIQDQLPPKSNLKFKFVIAKAADSSQAVPAAPTGGKSIVEDDEFSLAKISFGVIGLGVGLSLLSYGFGAYFNILPGSEWSALMLTYGFPLSIIGMALKYAELKPVPCLTYADAQNLREKCATPILKQVRDDVIRYRYGDEQHLDEALKRIFQYGLGGGVARRNAPVLQKIREEVTEDGKYCLVLVFEAKALELADFEKRQEKFASFFGPGITAKVGKGEEENMYDVSLISNTTL from the exons ATGAAAGCAGCAACTGCATCGATCATCGGAGGAGGTAACGTCCTCTGTTCTCATCGGTTAAATCTCTCCGGCAACCATCAATTAATCTCTTTCAATCCGCTTTCATCGCTCAATCTCCGACGTAGCTCAAACTACCTCACTATTCAGGATCAGTTGCCGCCTAAAAGTAACCTTAAGTTTAAGTTTGTTATCGCTAAAGCAGCTGATTCGTCTCAGGCTGTTCCTGCTGCCCCTACCGGTGGCAAATCGATAGTTGAAGACGATGAGTTTTCGCTCGCAAAG ATCTCTTTTGGTGTTATTGGACTTGGTGTTGGATTATCGCTCCTATC TTATGGTTTTGGGGCATACTTCAATATTCTCCCTGGATCTGAATGGTCTGCGTTGATGTTAACATATGGATTTCCTTTGTCGATTATTGGGATGGCTCTTAAG TATGCAGAACTCAAACCAGTACCATGTTTGACATACGCTGATGCTCAGAATTTAAGAGAAAAATGTGCAACTCCAATCCTTAAGCAG GTTAGAGATGATGTTATCAGATACCGATATGGGGATGAGCAACATTTGGATGAGGCTTTAAAACGTATATTCCAGTATGGCCTG GGTGGAGGTGTAGCAAGAAGAAATGCTCCGGTGTTGCAAAAAATTCGTGAAGAA GTTACCGAAGATGGTAAATACTGCTTAGTGTTGGTGTTTGAGGCAAAAGCACTTGAGTTGGCTGATTTTGAGAAGAGACAG GAAAAATTTGCTTCCTTTTTTGGCCCGGGAATCACAGCCAAAGTTG GGAAAGGAGAAGAAGAGAACATGTATGATGTAAGCCTAATTTCCAACACAACACTGTAA
- the LOC110908790 gene encoding uncharacterized protein LOC110908790, whose product MAIAATASPNSKPTLSTPKKKTTTTTVTTTGDEEKQITSEMKSNNQSSKPQKRNTNPGVRVIHGKIYDSQNGTTCHQCRQKTYAVYVNCKNQAKAKPCNIKYCRTCLLNRYGEKVEEVELLEKWDCPKCKGVCNCSICMKKRGHQPTGMVVQMAKASGFTSVSDMIVAKGAQNVSNYKRVKETTASPRKLASPAEGIVTKSPKKPGKENLFDGKTDLNANPIVSAPSPVEKKPKKVKRKGLEVKPDDIGVNNVTETETTNTLNEKNHKKLKSNGSTEIVEGTVVEKKPKKVKRKGLEVKPDVNGVNNVSETETNNALNEKDQKKLKSNGSTEIVEGNAVEKKPKNVKRKGPEVKPDGSVVNDVSETEINHAINEKKQKKLKTDGSKKTVDGNEVKESNISHDQHANQHSEDNQCLVKKKTSNFFESVIPLPAGTELVTVAGVDLSKEDAGNALQFLEFCSTFAKILDVKKGQAEAVLRDLIKGRSTRRGKFTSVIQFHIQLLSVIQEELESDSESPTPDPSHGNDSWLKALKSCISDSNVKHMDSIDLTAAGYDNLESSMKLKLLVFLCDEVLGTEKIRNWIDDQNVKFAEKRKEAKEKLSVAKDKEKTIKQKMQDDIAKAIIAKEGVPLTLSEHDAIVSKIKNKAAEAHAEMLACKDMVPIDKSRPDAVRAEPIFRDNSGHMYWRLKGCSENPGILLQDIGTGDHTVEVVDKWFEFDDEQMDLIEKHINVLRTRFRKHYKN is encoded by the exons ATGGCGATTGCTGCAACTGCAAGCCCTAACTCCAAACCTACCCTATCTACTCCCAAGaagaaaacaacaacaacaacggtcaCCACCACCGGCGATGAGGAGAAGCAAATCACGTCTGAGATGAAGTCTAACAACCAGAGCTCTAAACCGCAGAAGAGGAATACTAATCCAGGTGTTCGTGTTATTCACGGCAAGATTTACGACTCTCAGAACGGGACTACTTGTCATCAA TGCCGACAGAAGACCTATGCTGTATATGTTAACTGCAAGAATCAAGCAAAGGCTAAGCCATGTAACATCAAGTATTGTCGCACGTGCCTCTTGAACAG ATATGGGGAGAAAGTTGAAGAAGTGGAACTGTTGGAAAAATGGGATTGTCCCAAGTGTAAAGGTGTCTGCAATTGCAGCATCTGCAT GAAAAAGCGCGGTCATCAGCCCACTGGTATGGTCGTTCAAATGGCAAAGGCAAGTGGATTTACGTCTGTTTCTGACATGATTGTTGCAAAAGGTGCTCAAAATGTTAGTAATTACAAGCGAGTGAAAGAAACAACTGCTTCACCAAGAAAGCTAGCTTCTCCAGCAGAG GGAATTGTTACCAAGTCACCGAAGAAACCGGGCAAGGAAAATCTGTTTGATGGCAAAACAGATTTAAATGCAAATCCTATTGTTTCAGCCCCGTCGCCTGTTGAGAAGAAACCAAAGAAAGTGAAGCGGAAGGGACTTGAAGTTAAGCCTGATGACATTGGGGTTAATAATGTTACAGAAACTGAGACAACCAACACCCTGAATGAAAAGAACCACAAGAAACTAAAGTCAAATGGATCAACGGAGATTGTTGAAGGaactgttgttgagaagaaacCAAAGAAGGTTAAACGGAAGGGTCTTGAAGTCAAGCCGGATGTCAATGGGGTTAATAATGTTTCAGAAACCGAGACGAACAATGCCCTAAATGAAAAGGACCAAAAGAAATTAAAGTCAAACGGGTCAACGGAAATTGTTGAAGGAAATGCTGTTgagaagaaaccaaagaacgttAAGCGGAAGGGACCTGAAGTTAAGCCTGATGGCAGTGTGGTTAATGATGTTTCGGAGACCGAGATTAATCATGCCATAAACGAGAAGAAGCAAAAGAAATTGAAGACAGACGGGTCAAAGAAGACTGTTGATGGAAATGAAGTTAAAGAAAGTAACATTTCGCATGATCAACATGCAAACCAGCATTCAGAGGATAATCAATGTTTAGTAAAAAAGAAGACTTCAAACTTTTTTGAGTCTGTTATCCCTTTGCCAGCTGGAACTGAGTTGGTAACTGTAGCTGGGGTTGACCTTTCAAAAGAAGATGCTGGTAATGCATTGCAGTTTTTGGAATTCTGCTCTACTTTTGCAAAG ATTTTAGATGTGAAAAAAGGGCAGGCAGAAGCAGTTTTGAGAGATCTAATTAAAGGCCGAAGTACACGCCGTGGGAAATTTACTTCCGTAATCCAGTTTCATATCCAGCTGCTGTCTGTTATTCAAGAGGAATTGGAATCTGACTCAGA ATCACCAACACCGGATCCGAGTCATGGCAATGATTCATGGCTGAAAGCTCTAAAAAGTTGCATCTCTGACTCAAACGTGAAACACATGGACTCTATAGACTTGACAGCTGCCGGATATGATAATTTGGAATCATCGATGAAACTTAAGCTTTTGGTTTTCCTGTGTGATGAAGTTCTTGGAACTga AAAGATAAGAAATTGGATTGATGATCAAAATGTGAAGTTTGCTGAAAAGAGAAAGGAAGCAAAGGAGAAACTTTCGGTTGCAAAAGATAAG GAGAAAACTATAAAGCAGAAAATGCAGGATGATATTGCCAAAGCAATCATAGCGAAAGAAGGTGTTCCTCTTACTTTATCTGAACATGATGCTATTGTTTCCAAGATCAAGAATAAAGCAGCCGAAGCACATGCTGAAATGCTTGCATGTAAAGATATGGTTCCAAttg ATAAATCGAGGCCTGATGCTGTGAGAGCAGAGCCGATTTTCAGGGACAACAGTGGGCATATGTACTGGAGATTAAAAGGGTGTTCCGAGAATCCTGGAATTCTTCTTCAAG ATATAGGAACTGGGGATCATACTGTTGAAGTGGTTGACAAATGGTTTGAATTCGATGATGAACAGATGGATTTGATTGAAAAACACATAAATGTCTTGAG GACAAGGTTTAGAAAACACTACAAAAACTAG
- the LOC110908791 gene encoding 14-3-3-like protein GF14 psi produces the protein MVSSTEASREENVYMAKLAEQAERYEEMVDFMEKVAKTVDVEELTVEERNLLSVAYKNVIGARRASWRIISSIEQKEESRGNEDHVKLIKDYRATIETELSKICDGILGLLESYLVPSASSAESKIFYLKMKGDYYRYLAEFKTGADRKEAAESTLLAYKSAQDIALSDLAPTHPIRLGLALNFSVFYYEILNSPDRACNLAKQAFDEAIAELDTLGEDSYKDSTLIMQLLRDNLTLWTSDIADEAGDEIKESSKPDETQ, from the exons ATGGTATCATCAACCGAAGCTTCCCGCGAGGAAAATGTGTACATGGCCAAACTGGCAGAGCAGGCCGAAAGGTATGAAGAAATGGTCGACTTTATGGAAAAGGTTGCAAAGACTGTGGACGTCGAGGAGTTGACCGTGGAGGAAAGGAATCTTCTGTCTGTAGCTTACAAGAATGTGATCGGCGCCAGGAGGGCATCATGGAGGATAATATCTTCCATCGAGCAGAAAGAAGAGAGCCGTGGGAATGAAGATCATGTTAAACTAATTAAGGATTACAGGGCTACAATCGAGACTGAACTAAGCAAAATCTGTGACGGTATTCTGGGCCTTCTGGAATCTTATCTTGTCCCCTCTGCTTCATCTGCAGAGTCAAAGATCTTTTACTTGAAGATGAAGGGTGATTATTATAGATACTTGGCGGAATTCAAGACGGGAGCTGATAGGAAAGAAGCTGCTGAGAGCACTTTGTTAGCTTACAAATCCGCTCAG GATATCGCTCTATCTGATTTGGCTCCTACTCACCCGATACGGCTAGGGCTCGCACTGAACTTCTCAGTGTTTTATTATGAGATTCTCAATTCACCTGACCGTGCTTGCAACCTTGCCAAGCAG GCCTTTGATGAAGCTATTGCTGAGTTGGATACATTGGGAGAGGATTCATACAAGGACAGCACATTGATCATGCAACTTCTCCGTGACAACCTCACTTTGTGGACATCTGATATCGcg GATGAAGCTGGAGACGAGATCAAGGAATCCTCAAAGCCAGACGAAACACAATGA